From one Paenibacillus terrae HPL-003 genomic stretch:
- a CDS encoding helix-turn-helix domain-containing protein produces the protein MKTLGEKIKSIRKLNKLNQTDFSSAIGVSQGTLSELEKDKYKPSLETIIALKLNFDVDLDWLLLEGAVASNSGLFCVKIDDLESNVISGFRKLSLGDKQEIEGIVQLKLKRYREK, from the coding sequence GTGAAAACTTTGGGTGAAAAGATAAAGAGTATAAGAAAATTAAATAAGCTTAATCAAACTGACTTTTCATCAGCTATTGGTGTTTCTCAAGGTACATTGAGTGAATTGGAAAAGGATAAGTACAAACCATCCTTAGAAACCATAATTGCGCTAAAACTAAATTTTGATGTTGATTTGGATTGGTTGTTACTTGAGGGGGCGGTAGCTTCTAATAGCGGATTATTTTGTGTGAAAATAGATGATCTTGAATCCAATGTAATCTCAGGATTTCGAAAATTAAGCCTGGGTGACAAGCAGGAAATAGAGGGGATCGTACAGTTAAAGTTAAAGCGGTATAGAGAGAAATGA
- the cdaA gene encoding diadenylate cyclase CdaA translates to MLDYFADLTWKESIKDIIDILIVTYIMYQLILLVRGTRAVQLLKGILFLVVIWAVSTWFDLYTLKWLMNQMFTFGVVAIFIIFQPELRRALEQLGRGKLFGRSSADDEEINKLIGEMIKALNYLSRRKIGALVVFERETGLNEYTESGIKTQAVVSSELLINIFIPNTPLHDGAVIIQNNQIASAACYLPLSENPFISKELGTRHRAAIGVSEVTDAVTVVVSEETGQISLAINGQVVRDIKEESLISKLYEELRPTPSLKEKRGSFWNRRGGRGNS, encoded by the coding sequence ATGTTGGATTATTTCGCGGACCTGACTTGGAAAGAGTCCATTAAAGATATTATCGACATTCTGATCGTAACCTATATTATGTATCAACTTATTCTACTTGTTCGTGGAACGCGTGCAGTTCAATTGCTAAAAGGAATTCTGTTCCTGGTGGTCATTTGGGCGGTTAGCACGTGGTTCGATTTGTATACGCTCAAGTGGCTGATGAACCAGATGTTTACCTTTGGTGTGGTAGCTATTTTCATTATTTTTCAGCCTGAATTGCGTCGTGCCCTGGAACAACTGGGGCGAGGCAAGCTGTTTGGGCGTTCGTCTGCGGATGATGAGGAGATAAACAAGTTAATCGGGGAAATGATTAAGGCGCTGAATTATTTATCACGTAGAAAAATAGGAGCTTTGGTCGTATTTGAACGCGAAACGGGGCTAAATGAATACACGGAGTCCGGTATCAAGACACAGGCAGTGGTCAGTTCCGAGTTGCTGATCAATATTTTTATTCCAAATACGCCTCTGCATGATGGTGCGGTCATTATTCAAAATAATCAGATTGCTTCTGCCGCCTGTTACTTACCACTGTCGGAAAATCCATTTATCAGCAAGGAGCTGGGAACTCGTCACCGGGCAGCGATTGGGGTGAGTGAGGTCACGGATGCCGTAACTGTGGTGGTATCAGAGGAGACAGGGCAAATTTCTTTGGCTATCAATGGACAGGTCGTGCGCGATATTAAGGAAGAATCCTTAATATCCAAGCTGTATGAGGAGCTGCGGCCGACACCGTCTTTGAAGGAAAAACGCGGCTCATTCTGGAATCGGAGGGGAGGCCGTGGAAATTCATGA
- a CDS encoding CdaR family protein → MMDKWINNNTISKILALAVAVLLWGMVHLDTGTPSSTLTVSYDNKVIDNVGIQVSGLDESKYVLSTMDTDHVKMEVRGQRSVLTSFFADNYQAQLDLSGLGAGTKTLPLVANLPNGLELVSMTPSRVTVTIEEKATKSFDVSIVSKGKPDTGLQLGEPVVAPQMVKVTLPKSQLSTVAAVQGAVDTEGISEKFEQKRVKLKAYNKKGQELTGAVIEPSTVSVEIPVTQQTKSVPVKIVYSGELPNGLALSKVNANVKEAVVYASQDVLSSLSTYVTATLDLSQLTEAGTHTVQANLAAPAGSDKIEPGSIQIQVTVAPSNQVTDAERTLSGIPIVVQGAGDGTTATITTPADKTMDVTVKGPQDMISNLTNDDISLVADVSGLEAGQHEVALKVGLPKYITQSGNASQLTATVNIESPSTPAVTNPGSGNESTPSGSGNKGQERPQEGQSSQGGSSDTNPGDNAAAEDKTNPHNGADSSANGTPESSQP, encoded by the coding sequence ATGATGGACAAATGGATTAACAACAATACGATTTCTAAAATATTGGCACTCGCGGTTGCCGTCTTGCTGTGGGGAATGGTTCATCTGGACACAGGTACGCCTTCGTCCACACTGACCGTTTCTTATGATAATAAAGTGATTGATAATGTTGGCATTCAGGTCAGTGGTTTGGATGAGTCGAAATATGTATTATCTACAATGGATACTGACCATGTGAAGATGGAGGTTAGAGGACAGCGCTCCGTGCTGACTTCTTTTTTCGCAGATAATTACCAGGCTCAATTGGATTTGAGTGGATTAGGGGCAGGTACTAAAACCTTACCGCTTGTAGCGAATCTGCCGAATGGCTTGGAATTGGTGTCTATGACTCCTAGTCGTGTTACGGTCACGATTGAGGAAAAGGCAACGAAATCATTTGATGTTTCTATTGTTTCCAAGGGTAAACCGGATACCGGCTTGCAGCTTGGAGAGCCTGTGGTTGCCCCTCAAATGGTGAAGGTCACCTTGCCTAAAAGCCAGTTGAGCACAGTGGCTGCGGTGCAGGGGGCTGTGGATACGGAGGGAATCTCGGAGAAGTTTGAGCAGAAGCGGGTGAAGCTGAAGGCTTACAACAAAAAGGGACAGGAACTTACAGGAGCGGTTATTGAGCCTTCCACAGTATCTGTTGAAATCCCGGTAACCCAGCAAACGAAGTCCGTGCCTGTAAAAATTGTCTATTCCGGGGAGCTGCCGAACGGTTTGGCGCTTTCCAAAGTAAATGCAAATGTAAAAGAAGCGGTCGTTTACGCTTCGCAGGATGTTTTGAGCAGCCTTAGCACCTATGTTACGGCTACACTCGATCTGAGCCAATTAACGGAAGCAGGGACCCACACAGTTCAAGCTAATTTGGCAGCGCCCGCCGGTTCTGATAAAATCGAGCCTGGCTCAATACAAATTCAGGTGACAGTTGCGCCTTCTAATCAGGTGACCGATGCGGAGCGGACATTGTCAGGCATTCCGATTGTTGTCCAAGGGGCAGGAGATGGGACGACTGCGACTATTACAACGCCTGCGGACAAGACGATGGATGTTACCGTGAAGGGGCCACAGGATATGATAAGCAATTTAACCAACGATGATATTAGTTTGGTCGCAGATGTAAGTGGTCTGGAGGCTGGTCAGCATGAGGTTGCTTTGAAGGTAGGCCTGCCCAAGTACATTACGCAGTCTGGAAACGCCAGCCAGCTAACGGCAACGGTAAACATTGAGAGCCCTTCAACGCCGGCTGTAACGAATCCGGGCAGTGGGAATGAATCAACCCCTTCCGGTAGCGGTAATAAGGGGCAGGAGAGGCCACAGGAGGGCCAGAGCAGTCAAGGTGGCTCCTCTGATACAAATCCCGGGGACAATGCGGCTGCGGAGGATAAAACAAATCCTCATAACGGCGCAGATTCTTCTGCAAATGGAACCCCGGAGAGCAGTCAGCCATAA
- the glmS gene encoding glutamine--fructose-6-phosphate transaminase (isomerizing): protein MCGIVGYIGDQNTQEVLIDGLKKLEYRGYDSAGIAVFTDSGLQVAKAKGRLANLEAKLDGAPLVGHAGIGHTRWATHGKPSDENSHPHLDESQKFSVVHNGIIENYLELKEQLISEGHTFISETDTEIISHLVAREYKGDIVKAVQKAITFMRGAFALGVLTEHEPNKLVAVRQASPLVIGVGEGENFIGSDIPAILKYTRNVFILNDGEMAVLTSDAVELMTIEGQFISREMIHVEWDAVTAEKGGYEHFMLKEIHEQPKAYRDTMLGRIDKETKRVVLPELKLTEEQIKNIRNIQIIACGTAYNAGLIGRTVIESLARIPVENDVASEYRYRSPIVTPETLVIVVSQSGETADTLAALREAQANGAHVLAITNVVGSSIARDADDVLVTLAGPEIAVASTKAYSSQLIAFYLFSLYLAQVRGTQTDEQVAHVLAAMESLPEQVEEMLNKADAIKAYAEQIASHKHLFFIGRGQDYGVVQEGSLKLKEISYIHSEAYAAGELKHGTLALIEDGIPVIALVTQESVLEKTVSNIKEVKARGGDVLAITYEEHAVELLKSVDQVFAIPKTLPILSAAISVVALQLLAYYASLALGHDVDKPRNLAKSVTVE, encoded by the coding sequence ATGTGTGGCATTGTAGGATATATTGGTGATCAGAATACGCAAGAGGTATTGATTGACGGGTTGAAAAAGCTGGAGTACCGCGGTTATGACTCTGCGGGTATTGCTGTGTTTACAGATTCAGGACTGCAAGTAGCCAAGGCTAAAGGTCGTCTGGCGAATCTGGAAGCGAAGCTGGATGGTGCGCCGCTGGTAGGCCATGCAGGTATCGGGCATACACGTTGGGCAACACACGGTAAGCCTTCAGATGAAAACTCCCATCCGCATTTGGATGAGAGTCAAAAATTCTCCGTGGTTCATAACGGGATTATCGAGAACTATCTGGAGCTGAAAGAACAGTTGATCAGCGAAGGTCATACCTTTATTTCTGAAACGGATACGGAAATTATTTCCCACCTGGTTGCGCGTGAATATAAAGGGGATATCGTCAAAGCGGTACAAAAAGCAATTACCTTTATGCGCGGTGCCTTTGCACTGGGTGTGCTGACAGAGCACGAGCCTAATAAGCTGGTAGCTGTTCGTCAAGCTAGCCCGCTGGTTATTGGTGTGGGAGAAGGCGAGAACTTTATCGGTTCCGATATTCCGGCTATTCTGAAATATACACGCAATGTATTTATTTTGAACGATGGCGAAATGGCTGTTTTGACCAGTGATGCCGTCGAATTAATGACAATCGAAGGCCAATTTATTTCTCGGGAAATGATTCATGTCGAATGGGATGCTGTAACAGCGGAAAAAGGCGGCTATGAGCATTTCATGTTGAAAGAAATTCACGAACAGCCTAAGGCTTACCGTGATACAATGTTGGGCCGAATCGACAAAGAAACTAAAAGAGTTGTTCTTCCTGAGTTGAAGCTGACAGAAGAACAAATTAAAAATATTCGCAATATTCAAATCATTGCTTGTGGTACAGCCTACAATGCTGGTTTGATTGGGCGTACGGTCATTGAAAGCCTGGCTCGTATTCCGGTGGAAAACGACGTGGCTTCAGAGTATCGTTATCGCTCGCCAATCGTAACACCAGAGACATTGGTAATCGTAGTGAGTCAATCCGGTGAAACTGCCGATACGTTGGCAGCACTGCGTGAAGCACAAGCGAACGGCGCTCATGTACTGGCGATTACAAACGTAGTTGGCAGCTCCATTGCCCGCGATGCAGACGATGTGTTGGTTACACTGGCAGGACCTGAAATTGCCGTAGCCTCGACCAAGGCATATTCTTCGCAGTTGATTGCGTTTTACCTGTTTAGTCTGTATCTGGCTCAAGTACGTGGCACACAAACGGATGAGCAAGTAGCTCATGTGTTGGCTGCTATGGAATCATTGCCAGAGCAAGTGGAAGAAATGCTGAACAAAGCAGACGCGATCAAAGCATATGCTGAGCAAATTGCCAGCCACAAGCACCTGTTCTTTATTGGTCGCGGTCAGGACTATGGTGTAGTACAGGAAGGTTCCCTGAAGCTCAAGGAAATCTCCTACATTCATTCCGAGGCTTATGCCGCGGGTGAACTGAAGCATGGTACGCTGGCATTGATCGAAGACGGTATTCCAGTTATTGCTTTGGTAACACAGGAATCCGTGTTGGAGAAAACCGTGAGCAACATTAAGGAAGTCAAGGCCCGTGGTGGTGACGTACTTGCAATCACGTATGAAGAGCATGCTGTTGAGCTACTGAAATCCGTGGATCAAGTATTTGCAATTCCGAAGACACTTCCGATTCTGTCGGCTGCCATTTCAGTTGTAGCTCTTCAACTGTTGGCTTACTATGCTTCCCTTGCATTGGGGCATGATGTTGACAAACCACGTAACCTGGCGAAAAGTGTAACGGTTGAGTAA
- a CDS encoding TnsD family Tn7-like transposition protein — MCLCPLCFIEDMHKYGDPYWHRSHQLAGTLVCDTHNIMLLSECPVCGEVLATSTEKIPKVPSLFCSSGHSLECVIPNHNKILLTIACENRLLLDEKVNLDVIEIEEKMKGILLYKEHISNKHTSRNIKVNRKFQAKFSEEYVNRIEDSIQSLKVNSIWKKQSIHPIFYVLYMIYFSGSITNFVHEDKYLPWKNMKSWPCPNKVCPNYKQLVVQLVDSKMISGDIYGYFMCPTCGYAYSECDGDNLGTLDIISKGHLWEAKFKELLYREDISFDDMKEILGTTFYWIEKELKKYEDLGLELLLEKLYSKEILENIKTDAHINKK; from the coding sequence CTGTGTCTATGTCCCCTTTGTTTCATTGAAGACATGCATAAATATGGTGATCCTTATTGGCATAGATCACATCAATTAGCGGGTACCCTCGTGTGCGACACCCACAATATAATGCTCCTATCTGAATGCCCTGTATGTGGTGAAGTACTGGCGACAAGTACGGAGAAAATCCCCAAGGTTCCTTCTTTATTTTGCTCCTCCGGACATTCCCTTGAATGTGTTATTCCTAACCATAACAAGATCCTCTTAACAATTGCATGTGAAAATCGTTTGTTACTAGACGAAAAAGTGAATCTTGATGTCATAGAAATTGAAGAGAAAATGAAGGGAATATTACTCTACAAAGAGCATATTTCGAATAAACATACATCAAGGAATATAAAAGTAAACCGAAAATTCCAGGCTAAATTTAGTGAGGAATATGTGAATCGAATTGAAGATTCCATCCAAAGTTTGAAAGTTAATTCTATATGGAAAAAACAATCTATTCACCCTATATTTTATGTACTGTACATGATATATTTCTCAGGCTCAATAACTAACTTTGTACATGAGGATAAATATCTACCGTGGAAAAATATGAAATCTTGGCCATGCCCTAATAAAGTGTGTCCTAATTATAAACAACTAGTTGTTCAATTGGTGGATAGTAAAATGATATCTGGTGATATTTATGGCTATTTTATGTGTCCTACATGCGGGTATGCCTACTCCGAATGTGATGGAGACAATTTAGGGACTTTAGATATTATATCTAAAGGTCATTTGTGGGAAGCAAAATTTAAGGAACTCCTTTATAGAGAAGATATATCTTTTGATGACATGAAAGAAATTTTAGGTACTACTTTTTATTGGATAGAAAAAGAACTTAAAAAGTACGAAGACCTAGGTTTAGAACTTCTATTAGAAAAATTGTATTCTAAAGAGATATTAGAAAATATAAAGACGGACGCACATATTAATAAAAAATGA
- a CDS encoding nuclear transport factor 2 family protein, translated as MDNTGKKKIIEHFLSLYGQGRWGDPQNTEPLNALLDMLTDDVEWWMSGLPHPGFVSKDEFRSMLAPLNDITDGPLQIVPTGWIIQGDRVAVEAYSTMKLKSGLRYQNHYHFLFELRGDKIAVYHEHHDTAHVNDVLVNITGDAGK; from the coding sequence ATGGACAACACAGGCAAGAAGAAGATTATTGAACACTTCCTCAGCCTTTATGGGCAAGGTCGTTGGGGGGACCCTCAGAACACGGAGCCGTTGAATGCACTACTCGACATGCTCACCGATGATGTCGAGTGGTGGATGAGCGGACTTCCACACCCCGGGTTCGTCTCCAAGGATGAATTCCGATCGATGCTGGCCCCGCTGAACGACATTACTGACGGGCCACTTCAGATCGTCCCTACCGGTTGGATCATCCAAGGGGACCGTGTGGCAGTGGAGGCCTACTCAACGATGAAGTTGAAGAGTGGACTTCGCTATCAGAACCATTATCATTTTCTCTTTGAGCTCCGGGGCGATAAAATCGCCGTCTACCACGAGCATCACGACACGGCCCACGTTAACGACGTATTAGTCAATATCACGGGTGACGCCGGGAAATAA
- a CDS encoding helix-turn-helix domain-containing protein: MKTIGEKIKSIRKTNKLNQIQFSQIIGVSQGTLSELEQDKYKPSLETIIALKLNFNVNLEWLLIEEYISSNSTLFCTQLDNLESTLISEFRKLNVGDKHEIQEIINLS, translated from the coding sequence ATGAAGACTATAGGAGAAAAAATAAAGAGTATTCGGAAAACGAATAAACTCAATCAAATTCAGTTCTCACAGATTATTGGCGTATCGCAAGGGACATTGAGTGAATTGGAACAAGATAAATATAAGCCGTCATTAGAAACCATAATTGCCCTAAAACTAAACTTTAATGTTAACTTGGAGTGGCTGCTAATCGAGGAGTATATAAGTTCTAATAGTACGTTGTTTTGTACACAATTAGATAATCTTGAATCAACTTTAATTTCAGAATTTCGAAAGTTAAATGTGGGAGACAAACATGAAATTCAGGAAATCATAAATTTAAGCTAA
- a CDS encoding helix-turn-helix domain-containing protein: protein MSPRTYLSGLKLQEAKILLQQPKTSLNEIANQLGYKNLSHFSRQFKRWTGLSPTEFRRKTNA from the coding sequence ATGTCACCCCGAACCTACTTATCCGGATTGAAGTTGCAAGAAGCCAAAATTCTGCTTCAGCAACCGAAAACATCATTGAACGAGATCGCCAATCAATTAGGCTACAAAAACCTCTCTCATTTCAGCAGACAATTTAAAAGATGGACTGGATTAAGTCCTACGGAATTTCGTAGGAAAACAAATGCATAA
- a CDS encoding family 43 glycosylhydrolase, protein MNGSTDLANWEPIGFLLEKNEVDIVITEIDLEYGGKVGKWHRVTQGFTSRGCAEAPQIYKRNEYYYLILAAGGTGYAHGVEIGRSKNIFGPYESHPSGEPIITSSPRHLFSLGDPDAGHFEMYNPKSVMQKAGHGSLDQTQTGEWYIAHLMSRPLEGTLLNPLGRETSIQKMKWTADEWLEMKDGSNLAKMEVEEMEGVQLSKQSSYDIFDHFDNSTYNLCFMTPYRNQNACWVNTNERPGYLRIHGENSFFSQMNPAIMATRATSFNYEFQTKLEFHPDHSFRNCRYGALLRFEQLDLCLFNLFRANRHDYFKFIAG, encoded by the coding sequence ATGAACGGTTCAACAGATTTAGCAAATTGGGAACCGATTGGTTTCTTGCTTGAAAAGAACGAAGTTGATATTGTAATTACCGAAATTGATTTAGAATATGGCGGAAAGGTTGGCAAATGGCACCGGGTAACACAAGGGTTTACCAGTCGCGGCTGCGCTGAGGCACCTCAAATCTATAAGCGAAATGAATATTATTATCTCATATTAGCTGCTGGGGGAACAGGATATGCACACGGCGTAGAAATTGGACGTTCAAAAAATATCTTCGGTCCGTATGAATCGCATCCGTCGGGTGAGCCGATCATTACTTCTTCGCCGCGTCACCTTTTTTCACTGGGCGATCCGGATGCGGGCCACTTTGAAATGTACAATCCAAAGTCAGTAATGCAAAAAGCAGGGCACGGATCTTTGGATCAAACTCAAACAGGTGAATGGTATATTGCTCATCTCATGTCGCGACCTCTCGAAGGAACACTCTTAAACCCTTTAGGGCGTGAAACATCTATTCAAAAAATGAAGTGGACAGCAGATGAATGGCTCGAAATGAAAGACGGTTCAAATTTAGCGAAAATGGAAGTCGAGGAAATGGAGGGCGTGCAATTATCCAAGCAATCCTCTTATGACATCTTTGATCATTTTGACAATAGCACATATAACTTGTGTTTTATGACTCCTTATCGAAACCAAAATGCTTGTTGGGTGAATACTAATGAACGTCCCGGATATTTGCGCATTCATGGTGAGAACTCTTTCTTTTCACAAATGAACCCCGCTATTATGGCGACGCGAGCTACTTCGTTCAATTACGAATTTCAAACCAAACTTGAATTTCATCCGGATCATTCATTCAGAAACTGCAGGTATGGGGCTTTATTACGATTCGAACAATTGGATTTATGCTTATTTAACTTATTCAGAGCCAACAGGCACGATTATTTTAAGTTTATTGCAGGCTAA
- a CDS encoding LysR family transcriptional regulator, whose protein sequence is MELRHLITLKTIVEKGGFKKAAEHLGYAQSSVTAHIKELEAEIGKPVFDRLGKKVVLTHYGEQFLPYALKIIELYDQALTTDNEPTGDLTLGVSESLMIHRVPSLLVEYKKVYRNVNLSLKTLDFQDIMACLQTGEIDIALVLESDGWKLPELHCEQLMREKMVIISPTLEKKLELGAVLYTERSCGYKAVFNEYIHYKKLKVKESLEFQSIEAIKQCVRSGLGISMVPYFSVQEELESHKLIGEEVESDLTAVSTYLAYHKDKWLSPSMKSMISLIKKHAKEWM, encoded by the coding sequence GTGGAGCTTCGTCATCTCATAACCCTGAAAACTATTGTTGAAAAAGGCGGATTTAAAAAAGCTGCTGAGCATCTAGGTTACGCCCAGTCCTCCGTCACTGCACATATCAAGGAGTTGGAAGCTGAGATCGGAAAACCTGTTTTTGATCGTTTGGGTAAAAAAGTCGTGCTAACCCACTACGGAGAACAGTTTCTTCCTTACGCTTTAAAAATCATTGAATTATACGATCAAGCTTTAACGACAGACAACGAACCTACAGGTGATCTTACACTGGGTGTATCGGAATCACTTATGATTCATCGCGTCCCATCTCTTCTTGTCGAGTATAAAAAAGTATATCGGAATGTGAATTTATCCCTCAAAACACTTGATTTCCAAGATATTATGGCCTGTCTTCAAACAGGAGAAATCGATATTGCATTAGTATTGGAAAGTGATGGATGGAAATTGCCCGAACTCCACTGTGAACAGCTGATGAGAGAAAAAATGGTGATCATCAGCCCGACTCTTGAAAAGAAACTTGAACTGGGGGCTGTACTTTATACCGAACGTAGTTGCGGTTATAAGGCTGTTTTTAATGAATATATCCATTACAAGAAATTAAAAGTTAAAGAAAGTCTGGAATTTCAGAGCATCGAAGCGATTAAACAATGTGTTAGGAGCGGTTTAGGAATATCCATGGTTCCTTATTTTTCGGTACAAGAGGAATTGGAAAGCCATAAATTAATCGGGGAAGAGGTCGAATCTGATCTTACCGCAGTTTCAACGTACCTTGCTTACCACAAAGATAAATGGCTTTCACCATCAATGAAAAGTATGATTTCATTAATAAAAAAGCATGCTAAGGAGTGGATGTGA
- a CDS encoding HesB-like domain-containing protein — protein sequence MTITDEAREFIEKMMKEAGVSTLRIGCAGAGCCGPSYELSLEKSQEKRCGKSSQ from the coding sequence ATGACAATTACCGATGAAGCGAGAGAGTTTATTGAAAAGATGATGAAGGAAGCTGGAGTGTCTACCTTGCGTATTGGATGTGCGGGAGCAGGCTGCTGTGGACCCAGCTACGAGTTGTCTCTTGAGAAGTCACAAGAGAAACGATGCGGTAAGTCTAGTCAATGA
- the glmM gene encoding phosphoglucosamine mutase, with the protein MGKYFGTDGVRGIANQELTAELAYSIGRCGGYVLAGNVEKPTVVIGMDTRVSGLMLESALVAGLLSIGANVVRLGIVSTPGVAYLTRQLKADAGVMISASHNPVEDNGIKFFGGDGFKLTDETELRIEELMDAKEDQLPRPIGGGLGTVVVDEHSRYDYLEFLKTTISHSFEGLKIVLDCANGAAYELAPKLFAELGAEVHTIGAEPNGLNINDHCGSTHPEKLKEEVRRLKADIGLAFDGDADRLIAIDENGEEVDGDYILCICGDALNRAGKLKDSTIVSTVMSNIGFYKATEKLALKTAKTAVGDRYVMEEMRRGGFNLGGEQSGHVIFLDYNTTGDGMLTGIQLVDTLKASGKKMSELKSLMKQYPQVLVNVRVQDKRNYEGNPAIAEAIEQVEQQLGDNGRVLVRASGTESLIRVMAEGPDKDELEQFVGQIVDVVKKELV; encoded by the coding sequence ATGGGGAAATATTTTGGTACAGATGGTGTACGAGGCATTGCTAATCAGGAACTTACAGCAGAACTGGCATATAGCATTGGCCGCTGCGGCGGATATGTTTTAGCAGGGAATGTAGAAAAACCGACAGTGGTTATTGGTATGGATACACGGGTGTCCGGTCTGATGCTGGAATCGGCGCTTGTAGCCGGTTTGTTGTCTATCGGGGCTAATGTGGTTCGTCTGGGTATCGTTTCAACGCCGGGAGTCGCTTATCTTACACGTCAATTAAAAGCGGACGCTGGTGTAATGATCTCGGCTTCTCACAATCCGGTGGAAGACAACGGCATTAAGTTTTTTGGCGGCGACGGGTTTAAATTGACAGATGAAACGGAACTGAGAATCGAAGAGCTGATGGATGCGAAAGAGGATCAATTGCCTCGTCCAATTGGCGGCGGATTAGGTACGGTTGTTGTAGACGAGCATTCTCGCTACGATTATCTGGAGTTTTTGAAAACAACGATTAGCCATTCTTTCGAAGGGCTCAAAATCGTACTGGATTGTGCGAACGGAGCGGCTTATGAGCTAGCACCGAAGCTGTTTGCGGAATTGGGAGCCGAAGTTCACACCATCGGTGCGGAACCGAACGGGCTGAATATCAACGATCATTGTGGCTCAACCCATCCTGAGAAGCTGAAAGAGGAAGTACGTCGCTTGAAAGCTGACATTGGTCTGGCCTTTGATGGCGATGCAGACCGTCTGATTGCGATTGATGAGAACGGGGAAGAGGTAGACGGCGACTATATCCTTTGCATCTGTGGGGATGCGCTGAACCGCGCTGGAAAGCTCAAGGACAGCACCATTGTATCGACTGTGATGAGTAATATTGGTTTTTACAAAGCAACGGAAAAGCTGGCGCTCAAGACTGCAAAAACTGCGGTTGGTGACCGTTATGTGATGGAGGAAATGCGTCGGGGCGGCTTTAATCTGGGCGGTGAGCAGTCTGGTCACGTTATTTTCCTCGATTACAATACGACGGGCGACGGTATGTTGACTGGGATTCAACTGGTGGACACCCTGAAAGCTTCCGGTAAAAAGATGAGTGAGCTGAAATCGCTCATGAAGCAGTATCCGCAAGTGCTGGTTAATGTGCGTGTACAAGACAAACGCAATTACGAGGGCAATCCTGCCATTGCAGAAGCGATTGAGCAGGTGGAACAGCAATTAGGCGATAATGGACGCGTATTGGTTCGTGCTTCCGGTACAGAATCGCTTATTCGTGTTATGGCTGAAGGTCCGGATAAGGATGAGCTAGAGCAGTTTGTCGGACAGATCGTAGATGTTGTAAAAAAAGAATTGGTTTAA
- the bglS gene encoding beta-glucanase encodes MKKKSWFTLMVTGIVSLFFSVSVYAGNVFWEPLNGFNSGVWQKADGYSNGNMFNCTWRANNVNFTNDGKMKLGLTSSAYNKFDCGEYRSTNTYRYGLYEVSMKPAKNTGIVSSFFTYTGPTDGTPWDEIDIEFLGKDTTKVQFNYYTNGVGGHEKIVDLGFDASRGFHTYAFDWQPGYIKWYVDGVLKHTATTNIPSTPGKIMMNLWNGTGVDDWLGPYNGANPLYAEYDWVKYTSN; translated from the coding sequence ATGAAGAAGAAATCTTGGTTTACTTTAATGGTCACTGGTATTGTCTCTCTGTTTTTTTCGGTAAGCGTTTATGCGGGGAATGTTTTTTGGGAACCACTTAATGGTTTCAATTCGGGTGTATGGCAAAAGGCGGACGGATATTCCAATGGGAACATGTTTAATTGCACTTGGCGTGCCAATAATGTCAATTTTACGAACGATGGCAAAATGAAGCTTGGCTTAACGAGTTCCGCGTACAATAAATTTGACTGCGGAGAGTATCGATCGACGAATACTTACAGATACGGCTTATACGAGGTCAGCATGAAGCCTGCTAAAAATACAGGGATCGTATCTTCCTTTTTTACGTATACGGGACCAACTGATGGCACGCCATGGGATGAAATAGATATTGAATTTTTAGGCAAAGACACGACAAAAGTGCAATTCAACTATTATACAAACGGGGTCGGTGGTCACGAGAAGATTGTTGATCTGGGCTTTGATGCATCAAGAGGCTTTCACACCTATGCATTCGATTGGCAGCCAGGATACATTAAGTGGTATGTTGACGGGGTTCTAAAGCATACAGCAACTACGAACATACCGAGCACGCCAGGCAAGATTATGATGAATTTATGGAATGGCACTGGTGTTGACGACTGGCTAGGTCCGTATAACGGAGCGAATCCGCTATACGCCGAATACGATTGGGTAAAATACACGAGCAATTAG